One Thiocapsa rosea genomic window carries:
- a CDS encoding ImmA/IrrE family metallo-endopeptidase, producing the protein MSDEALSPERWAFKLTHILNAVHGDGRDRFPVDVKAVAKEISNQLFPDDPVTRVKGASLPGFEGSLHKAPPGKKGWGIFYNSDITSPGRINFTLAHEFGHYLLHRLAHPDGIDCNARDIVRWESEYRQIEHQANVFAANLLMPLDDFRRSIGDQDKPGFEELGECARRYEVSLIAAALRWIQYTRRRAMLVLSRDEFVLWARSSKRAFRTRLYIKTADRPPVPVPPSALAARQHELDACRGSTRHAPGVWFPEDCEELVLFSDQYDFTISLLHFSDTVDSLEQDEEAEEDVSARYDKLLNR; encoded by the coding sequence CTCAGCCCTGAACGGTGGGCGTTCAAGCTGACCCACATCCTGAACGCGGTCCACGGCGATGGCCGAGACCGTTTCCCAGTAGATGTGAAGGCTGTAGCCAAGGAGATTTCCAATCAGCTTTTTCCGGACGATCCTGTAACCCGTGTCAAAGGGGCCTCGTTACCCGGATTTGAGGGATCGCTCCACAAGGCTCCGCCGGGTAAGAAAGGGTGGGGCATCTTTTATAACTCGGACATCACTTCTCCCGGCCGGATCAACTTCACGCTGGCGCACGAGTTTGGGCACTACCTGCTCCATCGCCTTGCGCATCCAGATGGAATCGATTGCAACGCGCGGGACATCGTACGCTGGGAATCGGAGTACCGGCAGATCGAGCATCAGGCGAATGTTTTTGCTGCCAACTTGTTGATGCCGCTCGACGATTTTAGACGGAGTATCGGCGACCAGGACAAGCCGGGGTTTGAAGAACTTGGCGAGTGTGCCAGAAGATACGAGGTTTCTCTGATCGCGGCCGCCCTGCGTTGGATTCAATACACGCGGCGGAGAGCAATGCTCGTTCTCTCACGGGATGAGTTCGTGTTGTGGGCACGGTCTAGCAAGCGCGCGTTTCGAACGCGCTTGTACATCAAGACAGCGGATCGTCCTCCTGTTCCTGTACCACCATCGGCGCTGGCTGCTCGCCAGCATGAGCTGGATGCGTGCAGAGGGTCCACGAGACATGCGCCAGGTGTCTGGTTTCCCGAAGACTGCGAGGAACTCGTTCTGTTTTCGGATCAGTACGACTTCACCATTTCATTGCTGCACTTCAGTGATACAGTGGACAGTCTTGAGCAGGACGAAGAAGCGGAAGAAGATGTTTCTGCTCGATATGACAAGTTACTCAATCGTTAG